A genomic segment from Kyrpidia tusciae DSM 2912 encodes:
- the yhbH gene encoding sporulation protein YhbH — MRMGRTPFSVTHDDWSLHRKGQIDQERHREKVRRAIRERLADLVTEESIVLSRGGTVFRVPIRSLEEYRFRYQWDKGPRVGQGQGGTKPGDVIGRMPGAKGQGAGQAGDAPGVDYYETEVSLEELENILFESWELPNRRPKDRRDMEVDHIEFTDIRKKGMMANLDKKRTILEAMRRNAREGRGAIIDLQPDDLRFKTWDEVKKPETAAVVIAMMDTSGSMGTFEKYVARSFYFWMVRFLRRKYRKVEIAFIAHHVEAKEVSEEEFFSKGESGGTRCSSAYELALELVERRYPPASHNIYPFHFTDGDNLSSDNPRTVELAERLLEYSSAMGYAEVISHGRESRLMEEFRRIEAPHLRLSAIRDREDVYRALAGFFAPSRDAS; from the coding sequence ATGAGGATGGGGCGTACGCCGTTTTCTGTCACCCACGATGACTGGAGCCTGCACCGAAAAGGCCAGATCGATCAGGAGCGGCATCGGGAGAAGGTGCGCCGGGCGATCCGGGAGCGTTTAGCGGATCTCGTCACCGAGGAGAGCATCGTTCTGTCCCGGGGCGGCACCGTTTTTCGGGTGCCGATTCGCTCCCTGGAAGAATATCGCTTTCGCTATCAGTGGGACAAGGGTCCTCGGGTGGGCCAAGGGCAAGGGGGGACCAAGCCCGGAGACGTGATCGGCCGCATGCCGGGCGCCAAGGGCCAAGGGGCGGGCCAAGCCGGTGATGCACCGGGGGTGGATTATTACGAGACAGAAGTGAGTCTCGAAGAGCTGGAAAATATCCTGTTCGAGTCCTGGGAGCTCCCGAATCGCAGGCCAAAAGACCGCCGGGACATGGAGGTGGACCACATCGAGTTCACCGATATCCGCAAAAAAGGAATGATGGCAAACCTCGACAAGAAGCGAACGATCTTGGAGGCGATGCGCCGCAATGCCCGGGAGGGCCGGGGTGCGATCATCGACCTGCAGCCCGATGATCTCCGCTTTAAGACCTGGGACGAAGTGAAAAAGCCGGAGACCGCCGCCGTGGTCATCGCCATGATGGATACGTCTGGCTCCATGGGAACTTTTGAAAAATATGTCGCCCGTTCGTTTTATTTCTGGATGGTCCGATTTCTTCGGCGCAAATACCGGAAAGTGGAGATCGCTTTTATCGCCCATCACGTCGAAGCGAAGGAAGTCAGCGAAGAGGAATTTTTCAGCAAAGGGGAAAGCGGGGGGACCCGGTGTTCCTCCGCCTATGAACTCGCCCTGGAGCTGGTGGAGCGGCGCTACCCGCCGGCGAGCCACAACATCTACCCGTTTCATTTCACCGACGGGGATAACCTCAGCTCCGACAATCCCCGCACGGTGGAGCTGGCCGAGCGGCTGCTTGAGTATTCCAGCGCCATGGGATATGCCGAAGTGATTTCCCATGGACGGGAGAGTCGGCTCATGGAAGAATTTCGCCGGATCGAGGCTCCCCATCTCCGCCTCTCTGCGATCCGGGATCGGGAGGACGTATACCGAGCCTTGGCCGGTTTCTTCGCTCCGAGTCGGGATGCGTCGTGA
- a CDS encoding SpoVR family protein, protein MPRGDLDRLEEVIERITDIAESFGLRPFPMRYEICPADVVYAVGAYGMPTRFAHWSFGKAFERMKLQYDTGLSKIYELVINSDPCYAFLLDTNTLLQNKLIVAHVLAHSDFFRNNVRFSTTPRDMVERMSVYAERIRRYEMVHGEDAVEAFLDDALVVAEHTPPPSPMGPGRPPREAEEGREGGRAKRDRLREDIPAYLIEYSPELEDWQRDILAALREEMRYFWPQLETKIMNEGWATYWHLRIMREMDLPPDEALEFARMHSQVTQPGSYSINPYRLGLAIYEAQGEDLERLFEIREGETDVSFLRNYLTESLVEEQDLYLWEAARGELRVTEKDWRRVRDALVAERVHGGLPMLEVAGESPRGELVLHHRYEGVPLDLKHLKKALMAVRRLWGTTVHLDTVVDERPVRFTAAADGVRSEPVHAGGAGPSGS, encoded by the coding sequence GTGCCGCGTGGGGATCTGGATCGCTTGGAGGAAGTCATTGAGCGCATTACCGATATCGCCGAATCTTTTGGGCTCCGTCCCTTTCCGATGCGCTATGAGATCTGCCCGGCGGACGTCGTTTACGCCGTTGGCGCCTACGGGATGCCCACCCGATTTGCTCATTGGAGTTTTGGCAAAGCTTTCGAGCGGATGAAACTGCAGTATGACACGGGGCTTAGCAAGATCTATGAACTGGTGATCAATAGCGATCCTTGTTATGCCTTCTTATTGGATACCAATACTCTTCTTCAGAATAAGCTGATCGTTGCCCACGTTCTCGCCCACTCCGATTTCTTTCGCAATAATGTCCGTTTTTCCACCACGCCCCGGGACATGGTGGAACGAATGTCGGTTTATGCGGAACGGATTCGACGTTATGAAATGGTTCATGGGGAAGACGCAGTGGAGGCGTTTTTGGATGACGCCCTGGTGGTGGCGGAGCATACGCCTCCGCCCTCCCCGATGGGGCCCGGGCGGCCGCCCCGGGAAGCCGAGGAGGGGAGGGAAGGGGGGCGCGCCAAACGAGACAGACTGCGGGAAGACATCCCCGCTTATCTCATCGAGTACAGCCCCGAACTCGAAGATTGGCAGCGGGATATTCTCGCTGCTCTCCGGGAGGAAATGCGGTATTTCTGGCCGCAGCTCGAGACGAAGATTATGAATGAAGGATGGGCCACCTATTGGCATTTGCGGATCATGCGGGAGATGGATCTTCCTCCGGACGAGGCTTTGGAATTCGCCCGGATGCACAGCCAGGTGACGCAGCCCGGGAGCTATTCTATCAATCCGTATCGCCTGGGGTTGGCCATTTATGAAGCTCAGGGAGAAGACCTGGAGCGGCTGTTCGAGATTCGGGAAGGGGAGACGGACGTTTCTTTTCTGCGAAATTATTTGACCGAGTCATTGGTCGAAGAACAGGATCTCTACCTGTGGGAGGCGGCCCGGGGGGAGCTCCGGGTGACGGAGAAAGACTGGCGGCGGGTCCGGGACGCTCTGGTGGCCGAACGGGTACACGGGGGGCTCCCGATGTTAGAAGTGGCCGGGGAGTCGCCCCGGGGGGAGTTGGTGTTGCACCATCGCTACGAGGGTGTCCCCCTGGACCTGAAACACCTCAAAAAAGCGCTGATGGCCGTGCGGCGGCTGTGGGGGACCACCGTTCATCTCGACACAGTGGTCGACGAGCGTCCGGTTCGGTTTACTGCCGCCGCGGACGGAGTCCGGTCGGAACCGGTACACGCAGGAGGCGCCGGGCCGTCCGGGTCCTGA
- a CDS encoding metal-sulfur cluster assembly factor, with amino-acid sequence MIDQDILREALKMVLDPEIGINVVDLGLIYGIEEPEEGVVLIRMTMTTPGCPAHTSLSEAVRRAAARVPGVEKAAVEVVWDPPWTPERLSEAARARLGWA; translated from the coding sequence ATGATTGACCAGGATATCCTCCGGGAGGCTCTGAAGATGGTGTTGGACCCGGAGATCGGGATCAATGTCGTCGATCTCGGTTTGATCTATGGAATCGAAGAGCCGGAAGAAGGGGTCGTCCTCATCCGGATGACGATGACGACCCCGGGGTGTCCGGCTCACACCAGTCTGAGCGAAGCCGTGCGCCGGGCCGCGGCCCGGGTGCCGGGGGTTGAAAAGGCAGCGGTGGAAGTGGTCTGGGACCCCCCCTGGACGCCGGAGCGCTTATCCGAGGCGGCCCGGGCCCGATTGGGGTGGGCGTAA
- a CDS encoding DUF2249 domain-containing protein, with translation MIMRIVDLDVRDMLRAKQEPFERIMETVSGLEPGDVFQLHATFRPDPLIRVLGRQGYRSTVVQEGEEHFIVQFYREETERPFFHLDNRGLEPPEPMMRTLNFLEQHPECQAGELGLEIWNERVPAFLLPELEERGYRYEIEQEESGTVRVRIYRTQ, from the coding sequence ATGATAATGCGGATTGTCGATTTAGACGTCCGGGACATGCTTCGGGCGAAGCAAGAGCCCTTTGAACGCATCATGGAGACGGTCAGCGGCCTGGAACCCGGAGACGTATTCCAGCTGCACGCAACTTTTCGCCCAGACCCTTTGATCCGGGTTCTGGGGCGTCAAGGGTATCGGAGTACGGTTGTCCAAGAAGGCGAAGAACATTTTATCGTGCAGTTCTATCGGGAGGAGACGGAGCGGCCCTTTTTTCACCTGGACAACCGCGGGCTGGAGCCGCCGGAGCCCATGATGCGAACCTTGAACTTTTTGGAGCAACATCCCGAATGCCAAGCCGGCGAACTGGGACTCGAAATCTGGAATGAGCGCGTGCCCGCCTTCCTGCTCCCTGAACTGGAAGAACGAGGGTATCGCTACGAGATTGAGCAGGAAGAGAGTGGAACAGTCCGGGTCAGAATTTATCGAACCCAATGA